From Xylanivirga thermophila, one genomic window encodes:
- a CDS encoding GTP-binding protein produces the protein MGDELSIRNIGILAHVDAGKTTLTEQMLYKSGIIKSLGSVDKGTAHTDGLEVEKQRGISVKTAEANLVWKDEEINIIDTPGHMDFSAEVERSLGVLDGAVLVISAAEGVQPQTEVYFKALKTMKVPTIIFINKIDRIGADVKRVLGEIKRLLTDATFLLDVMEDKDAFIEALADRDDMILEKYLEGEKIDYPTLKERLADLTGECNIYPVLYGSALKDKGVSKLLDLLVELIPSASRGKTDELSGIVFRIDRDRASGKWTYVRLYGGRIGTRDLVHNHTKNMDEKVTRIKKLKGRKQIDADEIVAGEIGCISGLSSAVVGDIIGSPLEIPKVPNIAKPLLTVKVFAKRKEDYIRMVEAFQELEEEDPFLNMQWIREKNELNIQIMGMIQLEILESILKSRFDIDIEFGKPSIIYKETPAKKGMGFEAYTMPKPCWAIVRFEIEPMPRGSGLSYESRVRTEDIKLRYQREVEKQLPITLKQGLYGWEVTDLKVTLVEGEDHVMHSNPGDFLIATAMGIMNGLSNTGTVLLEPIISFRISVPEDMGGKVLNDIAQMRGSFDSPIISKGMFIVEGEMPLSTSIDYPIKLGIISGGKGVITTKFSHYSEVALDRGAIRERVGVNPLDRAKYILYARNAIK, from the coding sequence ATGGGAGATGAATTGAGCATAAGGAATATAGGGATATTGGCCCATGTTGATGCAGGAAAGACCACATTGACGGAGCAGATGCTCTACAAAAGCGGAATTATAAAGAGTCTTGGAAGCGTGGACAAAGGAACGGCACATACCGATGGGTTGGAGGTAGAAAAACAGAGAGGTATATCTGTAAAGACAGCAGAGGCAAATCTTGTTTGGAAGGATGAAGAGATAAATATAATAGACACACCGGGACATATGGACTTTTCTGCAGAGGTGGAGAGATCCCTCGGCGTGTTAGACGGTGCAGTTTTGGTGATCTCTGCAGCTGAAGGGGTACAGCCTCAGACCGAGGTGTATTTTAAAGCATTAAAGACCATGAAGGTACCTACTATAATATTTATAAATAAGATAGACAGGATAGGGGCTGATGTAAAAAGAGTATTAGGTGAGATAAAGAGACTACTTACAGATGCTACCTTTTTGCTAGATGTGATGGAAGATAAGGATGCATTTATAGAAGCGTTAGCCGATAGGGATGATATGATACTTGAAAAGTATCTGGAAGGGGAGAAGATTGATTACCCCACTCTAAAGGAAAGATTAGCTGATTTGACGGGGGAATGCAATATCTATCCAGTGCTATATGGATCTGCTCTAAAAGATAAAGGTGTTTCAAAGCTTTTGGATCTATTGGTGGAACTTATCCCTTCTGCATCTAGGGGTAAGACAGATGAGCTTTCAGGTATAGTTTTCAGAATAGACAGGGATAGGGCTTCTGGTAAATGGACCTATGTACGTCTCTATGGAGGTAGGATCGGGACTAGAGACCTTGTACATAACCATACTAAAAACATGGATGAAAAGGTGACTAGGATAAAAAAGCTGAAGGGTAGAAAGCAGATTGATGCAGATGAGATAGTTGCAGGCGAGATTGGATGTATATCGGGATTATCTAGTGCAGTTGTAGGGGATATAATAGGAAGTCCTTTAGAGATACCCAAAGTTCCTAATATAGCAAAACCTCTTCTGACTGTTAAGGTATTTGCGAAGAGAAAAGAGGATTATATAAGGATGGTGGAGGCTTTTCAGGAATTGGAAGAAGAGGATCCATTTCTTAACATGCAGTGGATAAGGGAGAAAAATGAACTTAATATTCAGATAATGGGTATGATTCAGCTGGAAATACTGGAGAGTATATTAAAGAGTAGGTTTGATATAGATATAGAATTTGGCAAACCTTCTATTATATATAAGGAAACTCCCGCCAAAAAAGGTATGGGCTTTGAAGCATATACCATGCCAAAACCCTGTTGGGCTATAGTAAGATTTGAGATTGAACCTATGCCTAGGGGTTCAGGCCTAAGCTATGAGTCTAGGGTAAGGACGGAGGATATAAAGCTGAGATATCAGCGGGAGGTGGAGAAACAGCTTCCCATAACCCTTAAACAAGGGCTATATGGCTGGGAGGTCACTGATCTAAAAGTTACTTTAGTAGAGGGGGAGGACCATGTAATGCATAGTAATCCCGGTGATTTTCTTATAGCAACGGCCATGGGTATAATGAATGGACTTAGTAATACCGGTACAGTTCTCTTAGAGCCTATAATAAGCTTTAGAATATCAGTACCTGAGGATATGGGAGGAAAGGTATTAAATGACATAGCACAGATGAGGGGTAGTTTTGACTCCCCCATAATTTCAAAGGGTATGTTTATTGTAGAAGGGGAGATGCCATTATCTACCTCCATAGATTATCCTATAAAATTAGGTATTATATCAGGAGGTAAGGGGGTAATAACTACAAAGTTTTCCCATTATAGCGAAGTAGCATTAGATAGGGGTGCTATAAGGGAGAGAGTGGGGGTAAATCCCCTTGATCGGGCAAAATATATACTGTATGCGAGAAATGCCATAAAGTAA
- a CDS encoding DNA topoisomerase III, producing the protein MKKTLVLAEKPSVGRDIARVLKCNKKANGYLEGTDYIVTWALGHLVTLAEPEYYDKKYKTWSMEDLPMLPEELKLIVIRQSSRQYNTVKQQMYRKDVGDIVIATDAGREGELVARWIIDKAGVRKPLKRLWISSVTDKAIRDGFKNLRDGREYENLYASAEARAAADWYVGINGTRTLTCKYNAQLSCGRVQTPTLAIIRVREEEIRDFKPQTFYGITAIADNLKLVWQDSKTNNTRIFDKDKCDRILSKLNGQDAKVIEVNRKRKKSYAPRLYDLTELQRDANKIFGYSAKETLSIMQRLYEHHKILTYPRTDSRYISSDVVDTLKDRLKACSVGPYSRLSANILRGQIRANKSFVDNSKVSDHHAIIPTEQRVTLSSLNDRERKIYDLVVKRFLAVLYPPFEYEQTTIKAKIGSEIFIAKGKIVLYPGWKEVYDNNFEDEEGEDDILDQTLPNIDKGDALKVLDISQTSGETKPPAPFTEATLLSAMENPMKYMQGEKKTLIKIIEETGGLGTVATRADIIEKLFNSFLIEKRGKSIYTTSKGRQLLELVPDDLKSPVLTAEWEQKLSLISKGLLNKDDFIAEMKDYTKAIVREIKNSDSKFRHDNITGNKCPECGKYMLEVNTKKGKMLICQDRECGYRKSISRITNARCPNCHKRMELRGEGDGQIFVCSCGFREKLSVFNERRKEAKDVASKREVARYMKEQRKEDNEPINTALADALAKLKLGK; encoded by the coding sequence ATGAAGAAAACATTGGTATTAGCCGAAAAACCTTCGGTAGGTAGAGATATAGCTAGGGTTTTAAAATGTAATAAAAAGGCAAATGGATATTTAGAAGGAACTGATTATATAGTTACATGGGCTCTGGGACACCTAGTTACGCTGGCAGAGCCTGAGTATTATGATAAGAAATATAAGACGTGGAGCATGGAGGATTTGCCCATGCTGCCTGAGGAGCTTAAACTCATAGTTATAAGGCAGAGTAGTAGGCAGTATAATACGGTAAAACAGCAGATGTATAGGAAAGATGTAGGCGATATTGTAATAGCAACTGATGCAGGACGGGAAGGGGAACTAGTTGCCCGTTGGATTATAGATAAGGCGGGAGTTAGAAAGCCATTAAAACGGCTTTGGATATCTTCTGTTACCGATAAGGCCATAAGGGATGGATTTAAAAATTTAAGGGATGGGCGGGAGTATGAAAACTTGTATGCATCAGCGGAAGCACGGGCTGCTGCCGATTGGTATGTGGGCATAAATGGGACTAGAACCCTTACATGTAAATATAATGCACAGCTGTCCTGTGGCAGAGTACAAACTCCTACCCTTGCTATTATTAGAGTCAGGGAGGAAGAGATAAGGGATTTTAAACCACAAACATTCTATGGTATAACTGCAATAGCAGATAATTTAAAGCTGGTATGGCAGGATAGTAAGACTAATAACACTAGGATCTTTGATAAGGATAAATGTGATAGGATTCTTTCAAAATTGAATGGTCAGGATGCAAAGGTTATAGAGGTAAATAGAAAAAGAAAAAAATCTTATGCGCCTAGGCTCTATGATCTTACAGAACTTCAAAGGGATGCCAATAAAATATTTGGATATTCGGCAAAAGAAACATTATCCATAATGCAAAGGTTATATGAACATCACAAGATACTTACGTATCCAAGGACTGATTCTAGATATATATCATCGGACGTGGTAGATACATTGAAGGATAGGTTAAAGGCTTGCAGTGTTGGACCCTATTCAAGGTTGTCTGCAAATATTTTAAGGGGACAGATCAGGGCGAATAAATCATTTGTAGATAATAGCAAGGTATCGGATCACCATGCTATTATTCCTACGGAACAAAGGGTCACATTGAGCTCTTTAAACGATAGGGAGAGAAAAATATATGATCTAGTTGTAAAACGCTTTTTAGCAGTTTTGTATCCCCCATTTGAGTATGAACAGACTACCATAAAGGCCAAGATTGGTAGTGAAATATTTATCGCTAAGGGCAAAATAGTCTTATATCCTGGTTGGAAGGAAGTATATGATAATAATTTTGAAGATGAAGAAGGGGAAGATGATATATTAGATCAAACTCTTCCTAATATAGATAAGGGTGATGCTTTAAAGGTATTAGATATATCGCAGACTAGTGGAGAAACAAAACCTCCCGCCCCGTTTACAGAGGCAACACTATTATCTGCTATGGAGAACCCTATGAAGTATATGCAGGGAGAAAAGAAGACCCTTATAAAGATTATTGAGGAAACGGGAGGGCTTGGGACTGTAGCTACTAGGGCGGATATTATAGAAAAACTGTTTAATTCATTCCTTATAGAAAAACGGGGGAAGAGCATATATACTACTTCCAAAGGTAGACAACTCTTAGAACTGGTACCGGATGATCTAAAATCTCCAGTACTAACAGCTGAATGGGAGCAAAAGCTATCTCTTATATCAAAGGGTTTACTTAATAAGGATGATTTTATAGCTGAGATGAAGGACTATACCAAGGCTATTGTAAGGGAAATAAAAAATAGCGATAGCAAATTTAGACACGATAATATTACGGGAAATAAATGTCCAGAGTGTGGTAAATATATGTTGGAGGTTAATACCAAGAAAGGGAAAATGCTAATCTGTCAAGATAGGGAGTGTGGATATAGAAAAAGCATTTCAAGGATAACCAATGCAAGATGTCCAAATTGCCATAAGAGGATGGAACTTCGTGGTGAGGGCGATGGGCAGATTTTTGTATGCAGTTGTGGATTTAGGGAAAAGTTGTCTGTATTCAATGAAAGGCGGAAGGAAGCAAAGGATGTAGCTTCAAAGAGGGAAGTAGCAAGATATATGAAAGAACAGCGAAAAGAAGATAATGAACCTATAAATACTGCCCTTGCAGATGCACTGGCAAAACTTAAGCTTGGAAAGTAA
- the mscL gene encoding large conductance mechanosensitive channel protein MscL, with protein MWREFKEFAVKGNAMDLAIGVIIGGAFGKIVSSLVNDILMPLLGLLLGGIDFTSLQVDFGETAIKYGAFIQSIIDFLIISLTIFIITKTINRVKEEHLHQEAEATPAPPAISNEEKLLMEIRDLLKEKA; from the coding sequence TTGTGGAGGGAGTTTAAGGAATTTGCAGTTAAGGGCAATGCCATGGATTTGGCAATAGGAGTTATTATAGGAGGTGCATTTGGCAAGATCGTAAGTTCTCTAGTAAATGATATACTGATGCCCCTTCTAGGATTACTCCTTGGAGGCATAGATTTTACTAGTTTACAGGTAGACTTTGGGGAAACAGCTATAAAATATGGGGCCTTTATTCAAAGCATAATAGACTTTTTAATAATTTCATTAACAATATTCATAATAACAAAAACCATTAACAGGGTAAAGGAAGAGCACCTACACCAGGAAGCAGAAGCTACTCCCGCCCCTCCCGCTATTTCCAATGAAGAAAAATTACTTATGGAAATCCGAGATCTATTAAAAGAAAAGGCTTAA
- a CDS encoding MarR family winged helix-turn-helix transcriptional regulator, translated as MLDQSINIAFMIREIYTTLYNNIGKEFSKLELTVPQVFVMDLLYRHKKLKVNEISSEVNLTNATVSGILDRLEKQHMITRTRGEKDKRVVYIELTEHGNELAESFKVLINNYFTSLFADCTIEDMENIITNLSLLKDIINKQGGQ; from the coding sequence ATGTTAGATCAAAGTATAAATATTGCATTTATGATAAGAGAAATATACACGACATTGTACAATAATATTGGGAAAGAGTTTAGTAAACTTGAACTTACTGTTCCCCAAGTTTTCGTAATGGATTTATTATATAGACATAAAAAACTCAAGGTAAACGAGATAAGCTCAGAAGTAAACCTTACCAATGCTACAGTTTCTGGTATTCTTGACCGACTGGAAAAACAACATATGATAACAAGAACAAGGGGCGAAAAAGATAAAAGAGTGGTTTATATAGAGCTTACAGAGCATGGCAATGAATTAGCAGAAAGTTTTAAAGTACTTATAAACAATTACTTTACTTCTTTATTTGCAGATTGCACCATTGAGGATATGGAAAATATAATCACTAACCTATCATTGCTAAAAGATATAATAAATAAACAAGGAGGACAATAA
- a CDS encoding MFS transporter, with amino-acid sequence MKSLYCLCYNDLTIILYLGNGGIFTIKRPVLFSSCSGPYRKSQIYFILDGILINAAIILTTGVFMSGYMIHLGASDFLIGIINNAPSWALIISVFSSVIYERMEYRKNLLITLDVMSRIFICSIVFLPLIFKNTKIAVMLAASMVIIGNILWGIYSTGVTVWMFSLVPAKKRANYIYARMFYLRISFTITTILMGTLLDRFNKNYVGFLTVFMVSLILSLIDAILLSRTEEPPNRVNKEHTIKFSQFLSPLKDAEYSKFLLFVFLFFLSLTISSSFTSLYHIRYLKLSYSFISFVNVLNYIAMIACTKFWGRVEEKKGIQFVLGITGIIVLFEFFIYNFLTTKTYFLLFLSSVIAGIGNSGFNISIVTYRYDLIPESNKTLYEGWYGAAHGISTILGPIIGNKIMNSLPRIQNAVYEYSNFQLLYLISFIMGITVFVFMFYIPKKINYTWNYTKNYKKD; translated from the coding sequence ATGAAAAGCCTTTATTGTTTATGTTATAATGATTTGACGATAATATTATATTTAGGGAATGGGGGGATTTTTACGATTAAAAGACCTGTTTTATTTAGTTCATGCAGTGGTCCATATAGAAAAAGTCAAATATACTTTATATTAGATGGTATTTTGATAAACGCTGCTATAATTTTGACAACGGGTGTATTCATGTCAGGCTATATGATACATCTAGGTGCGTCTGATTTTTTAATAGGTATTATCAATAATGCACCGTCTTGGGCTCTTATTATATCGGTATTTTCTTCAGTTATCTATGAAAGAATGGAATATAGGAAAAATCTTCTCATTACTTTAGATGTAATGTCTAGAATCTTTATTTGCTCTATTGTATTTTTACCGCTTATTTTTAAAAATACAAAAATAGCAGTCATGCTTGCTGCTAGCATGGTAATTATAGGGAATATACTTTGGGGTATATATAGTACCGGGGTAACTGTGTGGATGTTTAGTTTGGTGCCTGCTAAAAAAAGGGCCAACTATATATATGCTCGTATGTTCTATTTGCGAATATCATTTACCATAACTACAATTTTGATGGGAACTTTGCTTGATAGATTTAATAAAAACTATGTAGGTTTTTTGACGGTTTTTATGGTGAGCTTGATTCTATCATTAATAGATGCCATATTATTATCCAGGACAGAGGAACCTCCGAATAGAGTAAATAAGGAGCATACTATAAAGTTTTCTCAATTTTTGTCACCATTAAAGGATGCTGAGTATAGTAAATTTTTGTTGTTTGTATTTTTATTTTTTTTAAGTCTCACAATATCCAGTTCTTTTACATCCCTATACCATATAAGATATCTTAAGCTTAGCTATAGTTTTATATCCTTTGTAAATGTACTAAACTATATAGCTATGATTGCATGCACCAAGTTTTGGGGAAGAGTGGAAGAAAAAAAAGGAATACAATTTGTATTAGGCATTACGGGTATTATTGTTTTATTTGAATTTTTTATATATAATTTTCTAACTACAAAAACTTATTTTTTATTGTTTCTATCATCTGTTATTGCGGGTATTGGCAATAGTGGATTTAATATATCAATAGTAACCTATAGATATGATTTAATTCCAGAATCTAACAAAACGCTATATGAAGGTTGGTATGGCGCAGCGCATGGTATAAGTACCATATTAGGTCCTATAATAGGTAATAAAATAATGAATAGCCTTCCTAGGATACAAAATGCAGTCTACGAGTACAGCAATTTCCAATTATTGTATCTAATATCCTTTATAATGGGCATAACAGTATTTGTATTTATGTTTTATATTCCTAAAAAGATAAATTATACATGGAATTACACCAAAAATTATAAAAAAGATTGA
- a CDS encoding radical SAM protein gives MKTGKQFFGNMAINEGLKYMEKDPMKNFPKLVDWAGKLVIQENHKRSVEAFREIAADPENNWNKLTQRIFTEIDPNVRKKFLVNYIVNSGIIGLPYAAKMKEKYDCNVPWAILMDPTTACNLKCTGCWAAEYDKGASMDNDTLDSIITQGKDLGIYMYIFSGGEPLVRKKDLIKLAEKHDDCMFLAFTNATLVDEEFAKELARVGNFLLAISVEGFEKENDLRRGDGCYQKVMKAMDILKEHGCGFGFSACYHSKNIDSVGSEEYVDFMIEKGCLFGWYFTYMPLGKDAVPELLARPEQREFMYHQIRKMRKTKPIFLMDFWNDGEYVNGCIAGGRNYLHINSNGDVEPCAFIHYSNVNIKEGTLIEALQSPLFQQYKERQPFNQNHLRPCPLLDNPNELKEMVIKSGAKSTQFLDEEDVVDLTDKCQDISKEWAETADRLWEESQKAKAEKEAQTAR, from the coding sequence ATGAAAACAGGAAAACAGTTTTTTGGCAATATGGCCATTAATGAGGGTCTTAAATATATGGAAAAAGACCCAATGAAGAATTTTCCCAAATTAGTAGATTGGGCAGGAAAGTTAGTTATACAGGAAAACCATAAACGTTCAGTAGAGGCATTTAGAGAAATCGCTGCAGATCCGGAGAATAACTGGAACAAGCTGACTCAGAGGATATTCACAGAGATTGATCCTAATGTAAGAAAGAAGTTCCTGGTTAACTATATTGTTAACTCTGGTATTATTGGTTTACCTTATGCAGCAAAGATGAAAGAAAAATATGATTGCAATGTGCCATGGGCTATTTTGATGGATCCTACTACTGCATGTAACTTAAAGTGTACAGGTTGCTGGGCTGCTGAATATGATAAAGGTGCATCAATGGACAATGATACCCTTGACAGCATAATAACACAGGGCAAAGATCTAGGTATATATATGTATATATTCTCAGGCGGTGAGCCCTTAGTACGTAAAAAGGATCTTATAAAATTGGCCGAGAAACATGACGATTGTATGTTCTTGGCATTTACCAATGCTACTTTGGTAGATGAAGAATTTGCAAAAGAATTAGCAAGGGTAGGTAACTTCTTGCTTGCCATAAGTGTAGAAGGCTTTGAGAAAGAAAATGACTTAAGACGTGGAGACGGCTGCTATCAAAAAGTTATGAAGGCTATGGATATTCTAAAGGAACATGGCTGTGGATTTGGATTTTCAGCTTGCTATCACAGCAAGAACATAGACTCAGTTGGTTCTGAAGAATACGTAGATTTTATGATTGAAAAGGGCTGTCTGTTTGGATGGTACTTTACCTATATGCCACTTGGTAAAGATGCTGTTCCTGAGTTACTTGCAAGACCAGAGCAGAGAGAATTTATGTATCATCAAATACGTAAAATGAGGAAGACAAAACCCATATTCTTAATGGATTTCTGGAATGATGGTGAGTATGTAAATGGATGTATTGCAGGCGGGCGTAACTACTTGCATATAAATTCAAATGGTGATGTTGAACCTTGTGCATTTATCCATTATTCAAATGTCAATATCAAAGAGGGAACTTTAATTGAGGCTTTACAGTCTCCTCTATTCCAACAGTATAAGGAGAGACAGCCATTTAACCAAAACCATTTGAGACCTTGTCCATTGCTTGACAATCCAAATGAGCTAAAGGAAATGGTAATAAAGTCAGGTGCTAAGTCTACCCAGTTCCTAGATGAAGAGGATGTAGTTGATTTAACCGATAAATGCCAGGATATATCAAAAGAATGGGCAGAGACAGCTGATAGATTATGGGAAGAAAGCCAAAAAGCAAAGGCTGAAAAGGAAGCACAGACTGCTAGATAA
- a CDS encoding TetR/AcrR family transcriptional regulator, which yields MPKIVDYDLMREQIIDQAMVVFGQKGYHYTSLSDVASQCGMARTSLYQYFKNKDEIFAEVVKKVLDDIEDECRPILNQSDLTAVDKIKTIFGHFVTQYQDEKYKIRILLDIRVIMKMKKQNRLNGIADRIESFRQLFLPLLNEGMQKKEIKDVDAESMSSTLYNLLESLWSKVSFYKDSNFQLYLRSLHILIDGLKA from the coding sequence TTGCCTAAGATTGTAGATTATGATTTAATGAGGGAGCAAATAATAGATCAGGCTATGGTAGTGTTTGGCCAAAAAGGTTACCATTATACTAGTCTGTCAGATGTTGCATCTCAATGCGGCATGGCTAGAACGAGCTTATATCAATATTTTAAAAACAAGGATGAGATATTTGCTGAAGTAGTCAAAAAGGTTTTAGACGATATAGAAGATGAATGCAGACCTATCCTCAATCAATCGGATTTGACGGCAGTGGATAAGATAAAGACCATATTTGGGCATTTTGTCACCCAATATCAAGATGAAAAATATAAAATACGTATACTTCTGGATATTAGGGTGATCATGAAGATGAAGAAGCAAAATCGCCTAAATGGAATAGCTGATAGAATAGAAAGCTTCAGACAGCTATTTTTGCCACTTTTGAATGAGGGAATGCAAAAAAAGGAGATAAAGGATGTGGATGCAGAGAGCATGTCTTCTACATTGTATAATCTTCTTGAATCATTATGGTCAAAGGTTTCATTCTATAAAGACTCGAATTTTCAGCTATATTTAAGGAGTCTGCATATTTTAATTGATGGATTAAAAGCTTAA
- the tadA gene encoding tRNA adenosine(34) deaminase TadA — translation MLHEDFMRQAIYEAQKAYSRDEVPIGAVVVKDGLVIGRGYNLRESHQDPTLHAEIIAIREASKNLKSWRLTGCSLYVTIEPCAMCAGAMIQSRLENLIFGAWDPKGGCVGSLYDLVTDNRFNHRVEVIQGILEDECRELMQNFFRQKRLRRG, via the coding sequence GTGCTACATGAAGATTTCATGAGGCAGGCTATCTATGAAGCTCAGAAGGCTTATTCACGAGATGAGGTACCAATAGGTGCTGTGGTAGTAAAGGATGGACTGGTAATAGGTAGAGGCTATAATCTGCGAGAGAGTCATCAGGATCCTACTTTACACGCTGAAATAATTGCCATACGTGAGGCTTCTAAGAATCTTAAAAGCTGGCGACTTACTGGATGTTCTTTGTATGTTACCATTGAGCCATGTGCTATGTGTGCTGGTGCTATGATACAATCAAGGTTAGAAAATTTAATCTTTGGAGCATGGGATCCAAAAGGTGGCTGTGTTGGTAGCTTATATGATCTAGTAACGGATAATAGATTTAATCATAGGGTAGAAGTAATACAAGGTATACTTGAAGACGAATGCAGAGAGCTTATGCAAAATTTTTTTAGACAAAAGCGTTTAAGAAGAGGCTGA
- a CDS encoding DUF3298 and DUF4163 domain-containing protein, giving the protein MPKNIIMFLVGLLLSTGLVYNANNIHHIYTNTSEIINSDASIFEKSIDYETNNLELDIKIPVVRGLKNKKIEQNLNRKIRKDILHFKKEIEDKANKDIYSNIHYEAVTSYEVPFQSDNIISITILFYEYTGGNHGVSKKAAYNFDLNTGEEITLKSIFIDGIGYKEIINNEIEKQISQCKDTSFFTGEDGFTGIHYDQAFYFKDDSIIIYFELYDIAPYSSGIPEFKIPLRLLKDIILPEYLAV; this is encoded by the coding sequence ATGCCAAAAAATATAATTATGTTTTTAGTTGGACTTTTATTATCCACAGGATTGGTATATAATGCAAACAATATACATCATATTTATACCAATACTTCCGAAATTATAAATAGCGATGCATCGATATTTGAAAAATCCATAGACTATGAAACCAATAATCTAGAATTAGATATAAAAATACCCGTAGTACGAGGATTAAAAAATAAAAAAATTGAACAAAACTTAAACAGAAAAATAAGGAAGGATATATTGCACTTTAAAAAAGAAATAGAGGATAAGGCAAATAAAGATATATACAGTAATATTCATTATGAAGCAGTAACTTCTTATGAAGTACCTTTTCAAAGTGATAATATAATAAGTATTACAATATTATTCTATGAATATACGGGTGGAAATCACGGTGTTTCCAAAAAAGCAGCCTATAACTTTGATTTAAATACGGGAGAAGAGATAACACTAAAGAGTATATTTATAGATGGAATTGGCTATAAGGAAATAATAAATAACGAAATAGAAAAGCAAATCTCTCAATGCAAGGACACAAGCTTTTTTACTGGAGAAGATGGTTTTACAGGTATACACTATGATCAAGCCTTTTATTTTAAAGATGATAGCATCATAATATATTTTGAACTATATGATATTGCTCCCTATTCATCCGGAATACCAGAATTTAAGATCCCCTTAAGACTCCTGAAAGACATTATACTGCCAGAATACCTGGCAGTATAA
- a CDS encoding cation diffusion facilitator family transporter: MLVDYILKLSTKNNSDFSDRETRGKVGYMAGLVGIIINLILFIVKLAVGIIVSSIAVLADAFNNLSDAASSIITIVGFKLSNRPPDKEHPYGHGRIEYLSALIVAFMVMLVGFQFIKTSFERIKNPKPVAFEWLPFVLLLVSIFLKIWLSLFNKKLGNIISSSALKATAIDALGDVFTTSVVAISLFVSTFTDFPIDGYIGGFVAIFIIYAGFNLVKETISPLIGEAPDEELIKSIKEGVLSYEYITGVHDLIVHNYGPGRTMASIHAEFPANIDVVEIHEIIDKAERELSENLGLHLVIHMDPVSIETKEIIETKNEIEKIIKDNELINSIHDFRIVGKGDKKNLIFDIVVDAYKLNTPAMEEQLKTDICQAVKKVNPHYNCIITIDKEF; this comes from the coding sequence ATGCTTGTAGATTATATATTGAAATTGTCTACAAAGAATAATAGTGATTTTAGCGATAGGGAAACAAGGGGAAAAGTAGGATATATGGCCGGTCTGGTTGGAATAATAATCAATTTAATTTTATTTATTGTTAAATTAGCTGTAGGAATCATAGTTTCCTCAATAGCTGTTTTGGCAGATGCATTTAACAATCTATCCGATGCTGCCTCTTCCATTATTACAATTGTTGGCTTCAAGCTTTCAAATAGACCGCCAGACAAAGAGCACCCCTATGGACATGGTAGAATAGAATATCTTTCCGCCTTAATAGTTGCATTCATGGTTATGCTAGTAGGATTTCAATTTATAAAAACTTCTTTCGAGCGCATTAAAAATCCTAAACCTGTGGCTTTTGAATGGCTCCCCTTTGTACTATTGCTAGTTTCTATATTCTTAAAAATATGGCTCAGCCTATTCAATAAGAAATTAGGAAATATAATTTCTTCTTCTGCGCTTAAAGCTACTGCTATCGATGCACTAGGCGATGTATTTACTACTTCAGTAGTGGCTATATCACTATTTGTATCAACATTTACAGATTTCCCTATTGATGGATATATCGGGGGCTTTGTAGCCATTTTTATCATATACGCAGGATTTAATCTAGTAAAAGAAACCATAAGTCCATTAATTGGGGAGGCACCAGATGAAGAACTCATAAAATCCATTAAGGAAGGTGTACTATCATATGAATATATAACTGGTGTACATGATTTAATTGTTCATAATTATGGTCCTGGAAGGACCATGGCTTCTATCCATGCAGAATTCCCTGCAAATATAGATGTGGTTGAAATTCATGAAATAATAGATAAGGCTGAAAGGGAGCTCAGCGAAAATCTAGGATTACATTTAGTTATTCATATGGATCCCGTTTCTATAGAAACAAAAGAGATTATAGAAACAAAAAATGAAATTGAAAAAATAATTAAAGATAATGAATTAATAAATTCCATACATGATTTTAGAATAGTTGGCAAGGGAGACAAAAAGAATCTTATCTTTGATATTGTTGTAGATGCATATAAATTGAATACTCCCGCCATGGAAGAACAACTTAAAACTGATATTTGTCAAGCTGTAAAAAAGGTCAATCCCCACTACAATTGTATTATAACAATAGATAAAGAATTTTAG